One region of Natronorubrum aibiense genomic DNA includes:
- a CDS encoding Mrp/NBP35 family ATP-binding protein → MDETAVRDRLRSVDDPELGDDIVSLGLVNDITVDGDEVAIDLALGAPYSPTESSIAAEIRELLIEDGLEPELSASIPDRDDLASEEQVLPNVKNVIAVSSGKGGVGKSTVAVNLAAGLSQLGARVGLFDADVYGPNVPRMVDADEPPMATEDETLVPPEKYGVKLMSMAFLTGKDDPVIWRGPMVHKVITQLTEDVEWGHLDYLIVDLPPGTGDTQLTMLQTMPVTGAVIVTTPQDVALDDARKGLEMFAEHDTIVLGIAENMSTFACPDCGGEHDIFDSGGGKTFADEHEMPFLGSIPLDPIVREGGDGGEPTVLRDDNDTADAFRTLTQNVANNTGIVHRRNVSQTRRNEAVSSDR, encoded by the coding sequence CGCCGTTCGCGACCGCCTCCGGTCGGTCGACGATCCGGAACTCGGCGACGATATCGTGTCGCTCGGACTGGTCAACGACATCACCGTCGACGGCGATGAGGTCGCTATCGACCTCGCACTGGGTGCGCCCTACTCGCCGACGGAGAGTTCGATCGCCGCCGAGATTCGCGAACTGCTCATAGAGGACGGTCTCGAGCCGGAGCTCTCGGCGAGCATTCCGGACCGAGACGACCTCGCGAGCGAAGAACAGGTGTTGCCGAACGTCAAGAACGTCATCGCCGTCTCCTCCGGGAAGGGTGGAGTCGGCAAATCGACTGTCGCGGTCAACCTCGCCGCCGGGCTCTCGCAGCTCGGGGCCCGCGTCGGCCTGTTCGACGCCGACGTCTACGGCCCGAACGTGCCGCGGATGGTCGACGCCGACGAGCCGCCGATGGCGACCGAAGATGAAACCCTCGTCCCACCCGAGAAGTACGGCGTGAAGCTGATGAGCATGGCCTTCCTGACTGGCAAGGACGATCCCGTCATCTGGCGCGGTCCGATGGTCCACAAGGTCATCACACAACTTACCGAGGACGTCGAGTGGGGGCATCTCGATTACCTCATCGTCGACCTGCCGCCGGGCACGGGCGACACGCAGCTGACGATGCTCCAGACGATGCCCGTCACAGGAGCTGTCATCGTCACGACGCCCCAAGACGTCGCCCTAGACGACGCCCGAAAGGGGCTCGAGATGTTCGCGGAACACGACACGATCGTCCTCGGTATCGCCGAGAACATGTCGACGTTCGCCTGTCCCGACTGTGGCGGCGAACACGACATCTTCGATTCCGGCGGCGGCAAGACGTTCGCCGACGAACACGAGATGCCGTTTCTCGGTTCGATCCCGCTCGATCCCATCGTCCGCGAGGGCGGCGACGGCGGCGAACCGACGGTCCTGCGAGACGACAACGACACCGCCGACGCATTTCGGACGCTCACCCAAAACGTCGCGAACAACACGGGAATCGTCCACCGACGCAACGTCTCTCAGACGAGACGCAACGAAGCCGTCTCGAGCGACCGATAG
- a CDS encoding uracil-DNA glycosylase, translating into MDEACRNCPALCETRTQVVHGYGDVGADFLFVGERPTESADEVGVPFAAALGSETAADRDESGTTLRRLLERLGLCDSTSPIDQPVLENAYLTNLTRCRDPDRKPTDEEIGNCEPFLNAEIRSINPHILIPVGERALAELGDEYTTTPAEELSLPADHGRRIRGRGFELVPMIDPREQSTEQTQAWLEAFVELMASDYRQTKGQRDR; encoded by the coding sequence ATGGACGAGGCGTGTCGGAACTGCCCGGCACTCTGTGAGACCCGCACACAGGTCGTCCACGGCTACGGCGATGTCGGTGCCGACTTCCTGTTCGTCGGCGAGCGCCCGACCGAAAGCGCGGACGAAGTCGGCGTGCCGTTTGCGGCCGCCCTCGGTAGCGAGACGGCAGCCGATCGTGACGAGTCGGGAACGACCCTTCGGCGACTCCTCGAGCGACTCGGCCTCTGTGATTCGACCTCGCCGATCGACCAGCCCGTCCTCGAGAACGCCTACCTGACGAACCTCACGCGCTGTCGCGACCCCGACCGCAAGCCGACCGACGAGGAGATCGGGAACTGCGAGCCCTTTCTCAACGCCGAAATCCGCTCGATCAACCCTCACATTCTCATTCCCGTCGGCGAGCGCGCTCTCGCCGAACTCGGCGACGAGTATACGACGACCCCGGCCGAAGAGCTCTCGCTGCCGGCCGATCACGGGCGGCGAATCCGTGGCCGCGGGTTCGAACTCGTTCCCATGATCGACCCGCGCGAGCAGTCCACCGAGCAGACCCAGGCGTGGCTCGAGGCGTTCGTCGAACTGATGGCCTCGGATTATCGCCAAACGAAAGGACAGCGGGATCGATAA
- the citE gene encoding L-malyl-CoA/beta-methylmalyl-CoA lyase: MTDDIRLCRTFQTAPAAVPKDDSAKYLRSGLEAEGFQAPDWLVPDMEDGTAPNMKDEGLENTIELVPEYDFAGEIWPRVEWSYEDESFRNRGREQIDQLVGEIGDEIDGVVVPKVGRIDDVKRAAEAVAEAEAEHGYADGSIKLSIIIETGRARSDLHEISKFGEESRLTALVFGPVDYAAELGARDLGDGRPRWDALLEELSNEASAGDLLSIGGPFDDLFKERAGLTYYNADAYADQVEHEAHLGLDGSWSLYPKQTIQANTIHMPTAEELERDVSKIERFNEAKAEGTGAVTLDGQMVDEATFKVFRNTILQVRAIDDTRPEQTEEYYDADLLERARTLELSYQ; encoded by the coding sequence ATGACTGACGACATCCGACTCTGCCGAACCTTCCAGACCGCACCGGCCGCCGTTCCAAAAGACGACTCGGCGAAATATCTCCGCTCGGGCCTCGAGGCTGAGGGCTTCCAGGCCCCCGACTGGCTCGTCCCCGACATGGAAGACGGCACCGCGCCGAACATGAAAGACGAGGGCCTCGAGAACACGATCGAACTCGTCCCCGAGTACGACTTCGCCGGCGAGATCTGGCCCCGTGTCGAGTGGAGCTACGAAGACGAGTCGTTCCGAAATCGCGGTCGCGAACAGATCGACCAGCTCGTCGGCGAGATCGGCGACGAGATTGACGGCGTCGTCGTCCCCAAGGTCGGTCGCATCGATGACGTCAAACGCGCCGCCGAGGCCGTCGCCGAGGCCGAGGCCGAACACGGCTACGCCGACGGCTCGATCAAGCTCTCGATCATCATCGAGACCGGTCGTGCTCGCTCGGATCTCCACGAAATCTCGAAGTTCGGCGAGGAATCCCGACTCACCGCACTCGTCTTCGGGCCCGTCGACTACGCCGCCGAACTCGGTGCTCGAGACCTCGGCGACGGTCGCCCACGCTGGGACGCGCTGTTAGAGGAACTGTCGAACGAAGCCAGCGCCGGCGACCTGCTCTCGATCGGTGGCCCGTTCGACGACCTGTTCAAAGAGCGCGCCGGTCTGACCTACTACAACGCCGACGCCTACGCTGATCAGGTCGAACACGAAGCCCACCTCGGCCTCGACGGCTCGTGGTCGCTGTATCCCAAACAGACGATTCAGGCGAACACGATCCACATGCCGACGGCCGAGGAACTCGAGCGCGACGTGAGCAAGATCGAGCGCTTCAACGAGGCCAAAGCGGAGGGGACCGGCGCGGTCACCCTCGACGGACAGATGGTCGACGAGGCCACGTTCAAGGTCTTCCGCAACACGATCCTGCAGGTCCGTGCGATCGACGACACTCGCCCCGAGCAGACTGAAGAGTACTACGACGCGGACTTACTCGAGCGCGCTCGCACCCTCGAACTCTCCTATCAGTAA
- the mch gene encoding 2-methylfumaryl-CoA hydratase, translating into MTDWTDPDTFAQALEHVETKEKGNCFEDFEEGDVIEHDPGLTLTQFGNEQWMGQTLNHDPAYWRSDAAEARGFEEPPVHPDYLTAATLGITVEDLSEKGGYFLGRTDVRFPGTPVYTGTELHVESEVVNTATSSSRPEYGIVSWRTRGKDAETGEVLCSYERTNMIPRRDPVATDGSGAAAAEEEDDKPDLPEVFITPDGGYFEDFVAALEEADSENAAVAYRHERGRTQDDVTVAQLPLSTLNTAKQHHNVDVMSDSPSGDIVTYGDVTRSTALGHARSDEQTWREVGFDDESFHTFVAVGDTVYAFTRVLSAEDDASSEQAGTVTFEHIAFNQDDEPVYSGTRTAEIQKRSN; encoded by the coding sequence ATGACTGATTGGACCGATCCCGACACGTTCGCACAGGCACTCGAGCACGTCGAAACCAAAGAGAAGGGCAACTGCTTCGAGGACTTCGAAGAAGGCGATGTCATCGAGCACGACCCCGGCCTCACGCTTACCCAGTTCGGCAACGAACAGTGGATGGGCCAGACGCTCAACCACGATCCCGCCTACTGGCGCAGCGACGCCGCCGAGGCCCGGGGCTTCGAGGAGCCGCCAGTTCACCCCGACTATCTGACCGCCGCGACGCTGGGCATCACCGTCGAAGACCTCAGTGAGAAGGGTGGTTACTTCCTCGGTCGCACCGACGTTCGCTTCCCCGGTACGCCGGTCTATACGGGCACCGAACTCCACGTCGAAAGCGAAGTCGTCAACACAGCGACCTCGAGTTCTCGACCCGAGTACGGAATCGTCTCGTGGCGCACCCGCGGGAAAGATGCCGAGACCGGTGAGGTGCTGTGTTCCTACGAGCGCACGAACATGATCCCGCGTCGCGATCCTGTCGCGACTGACGGGAGTGGTGCCGCCGCTGCCGAGGAGGAAGACGACAAACCTGACCTCCCCGAGGTGTTCATCACGCCCGACGGCGGCTACTTCGAGGACTTCGTCGCGGCGCTCGAGGAAGCCGACAGCGAGAACGCGGCCGTCGCTTACCGCCACGAACGCGGTCGGACGCAGGACGACGTCACCGTCGCCCAGCTCCCACTGTCGACGCTCAACACGGCAAAACAACACCACAACGTCGACGTGATGAGTGACTCGCCGTCGGGCGACATCGTCACCTACGGCGATGTCACCCGCTCGACGGCACTCGGTCACGCTCGCTCGGACGAGCAGACTTGGCGCGAGGTCGGCTTCGACGACGAGTCGTTCCACACGTTCGTCGCCGTGGGCGACACCGTCTACGCCTTTACGCGTGTGCTCTCGGCCGAAGACGACGCCTCAAGCGAGCAGGCAGGTACCGTCACCTTCGAACACATCGCGTTCAATCAAGACGACGAACCTGTCTACTCGGGAACACGCACGGCGGAAATCCAAAAGCGTTCTAACTAA
- a CDS encoding methylaspartate ammonia-lyase: protein MKITGLYATPGYSGFFFDDQRAIKQGAEHDGFTYEGEPVTDGFDEIRQAGESIIVDIELEDGSVVRGDCAAVQYSGAGGRDPLFKAEEYAPVIGGPVADELVGHDATDFLDNAELLEEMEVDGDRLHTAIRYGVSQALLAAAAEAENTTRTDVMADALGTEPATEPVPVFGQSGDDRYTNTEKMFIKGVPVLPHALINSVEKIGEDGETLLEYVEWLVERSQELGPDDYEPRFHIDVYGMIGEIFGAPYDRDDVVDYFAALEEAAAPYPIQIEGPMDVGNRADQISAMVELREGLDDAGVDVDIVADEWCNTFEDVQAFVDAGAADLVQVKTPDLGGIHRSGQAVRYCEGTDTRAYLGGTCNETETSARACAHVALATNAAQVLAKPGMGFDEGYMIVENEMRRTIARRARNQPQQTDEVTADD, encoded by the coding sequence ATGAAGATTACAGGACTATACGCGACGCCCGGCTACTCCGGGTTCTTCTTCGACGACCAGCGCGCGATCAAGCAAGGTGCCGAACACGACGGCTTCACCTACGAGGGCGAGCCCGTCACCGACGGCTTCGACGAGATTCGCCAGGCTGGCGAATCGATTATCGTCGACATCGAACTCGAGGATGGCTCCGTCGTCCGCGGCGACTGCGCCGCCGTCCAGTATTCCGGTGCCGGCGGGCGCGACCCGCTGTTCAAAGCCGAGGAGTACGCCCCCGTGATCGGGGGCCCCGTCGCCGACGAACTCGTCGGCCACGACGCGACCGACTTCCTCGACAACGCCGAACTGCTCGAGGAGATGGAAGTCGACGGCGACCGCCTACACACGGCGATCCGGTACGGCGTCTCACAGGCACTGCTCGCCGCCGCGGCCGAAGCCGAAAACACGACGCGCACAGACGTCATGGCCGACGCACTCGGCACGGAGCCAGCGACGGAGCCGGTGCCCGTCTTCGGCCAGTCCGGCGACGACCGCTACACCAACACCGAGAAGATGTTCATCAAGGGCGTTCCCGTCCTCCCCCACGCGCTGATCAACAGCGTCGAGAAGATCGGCGAAGACGGCGAAACGCTCCTCGAGTACGTCGAGTGGCTCGTCGAGCGCTCCCAAGAACTCGGTCCCGACGATTACGAGCCTCGATTCCACATCGACGTCTACGGAATGATCGGCGAGATCTTCGGCGCGCCGTACGACCGCGACGACGTGGTCGACTACTTCGCGGCGCTCGAGGAGGCAGCCGCACCCTATCCGATCCAGATCGAGGGACCAATGGACGTCGGCAACCGTGCCGACCAGATTTCGGCGATGGTCGAACTGCGCGAGGGACTCGACGACGCCGGCGTCGACGTCGACATCGTCGCCGACGAGTGGTGTAACACCTTCGAGGATGTGCAGGCGTTCGTCGACGCCGGCGCGGCCGACCTCGTGCAGGTCAAGACGCCCGACTTGGGCGGCATCCACCGCAGTGGTCAGGCGGTCCGCTACTGTGAGGGGACCGATACTCGCGCGTATCTCGGTGGCACCTGCAACGAAACGGAAACCTCCGCACGCGCCTGCGCCCACGTCGCGCTCGCGACGAACGCCGCGCAGGTGCTCGCAAAGCCCGGAATGGGCTTCGACGAGGGCTACATGATCGTCGAAAACGAGATGCGACGGACGATCGCGCGACGAGCACGCAACCAGCCACAACAGACTGACGAGGTGACTGCAGATGACTGA
- a CDS encoding methylaspartate mutase subunit E, whose amino-acid sequence MIRDERIPSDELRRIDEEIRSDWHTGADVDFEDAIAYHESLPDHKRFADVLESADKPLLQPRAGVPRLDDQIELLEYLHKEGQADLLPTTIDSYTRDNEYEKAQQGLEKARETGDDTLNGFPAVNHGVDGCRKLIDAIDAPIEVRHGTPDARLLAAITFAGGFQSFEGGPISYNIPYTKRHGLEETIERWQFVDRLAGAYTERGVRINREPFGPLTGTLVPPSIAIAIMLVEGKLAATQGVRSITLGYGQVGNVVQDVAALNALKKLGNEYLPDEVVVTTVFHEWMGGFPPDEARANGVISFGGMTAAIAQPDKVITKSPQEFQGVPTKEANSAGLRTTRQVIDMAIEQKIDIDGIAEEQDLIERETRCLMDSIFEHGDGDVVQGTLKAFDSGALDVPFAPSDSAKGAVLPARDDDGRVRIFEWADLAMDDDIKEIHKARLSQRADTEGRKQSFRMVADDVDAISDGKLIGRPQGDVKL is encoded by the coding sequence ATGATACGAGACGAACGTATTCCCTCCGACGAGCTACGGCGTATCGACGAAGAGATTCGGTCCGACTGGCACACCGGCGCCGACGTCGACTTCGAGGACGCCATTGCCTACCACGAATCGCTGCCGGATCACAAGCGATTCGCGGACGTCCTCGAGTCGGCCGACAAGCCGCTCTTGCAGCCACGAGCCGGTGTTCCCCGGCTCGACGACCAGATCGAACTCCTCGAATATCTCCACAAAGAAGGGCAGGCGGATCTCCTCCCGACCACGATCGACTCGTACACGCGAGACAACGAGTACGAGAAAGCCCAACAGGGACTCGAGAAAGCCCGCGAGACGGGCGACGACACCCTGAACGGCTTCCCGGCGGTCAACCACGGCGTCGACGGCTGTCGGAAACTGATCGACGCAATCGACGCGCCGATCGAAGTCCGCCACGGCACGCCGGACGCCCGGCTGCTGGCGGCGATCACCTTCGCGGGTGGCTTCCAGAGTTTCGAAGGCGGCCCGATCTCCTACAACATACCGTATACGAAACGCCACGGGCTCGAGGAAACGATCGAGCGCTGGCAGTTTGTCGACCGACTGGCGGGCGCTTATACCGAACGCGGTGTGCGGATCAACCGTGAACCGTTCGGGCCGCTGACCGGGACGCTCGTCCCGCCGTCGATCGCGATCGCGATCATGCTGGTCGAAGGCAAGCTCGCCGCAACGCAGGGCGTGCGCTCGATCACGCTCGGCTACGGACAGGTCGGCAACGTCGTCCAAGACGTCGCCGCCCTGAACGCCCTCAAAAAGCTGGGCAACGAATATCTGCCGGACGAGGTCGTCGTTACGACGGTCTTCCACGAGTGGATGGGCGGCTTCCCGCCGGATGAGGCCCGCGCCAACGGCGTCATCAGCTTCGGTGGCATGACCGCCGCCATCGCCCAGCCGGACAAGGTTATCACCAAGTCCCCACAGGAGTTCCAGGGCGTCCCGACGAAGGAGGCCAACTCCGCCGGTCTGCGCACCACGCGTCAGGTCATCGACATGGCCATCGAGCAGAAGATCGACATCGATGGTATCGCAGAAGAACAGGACCTCATCGAGCGCGAGACGCGGTGTCTGATGGACTCCATCTTCGAGCACGGCGACGGCGACGTCGTGCAGGGGACGCTCAAGGCCTTCGACTCCGGCGCTCTCGACGTTCCCTTTGCCCCCAGCGACAGTGCGAAAGGGGCGGTGCTCCCGGCTCGAGACGACGACGGTCGCGTCCGCATTTTCGAGTGGGCCGACCTCGCGATGGACGACGATATCAAAGAAATTCACAAGGCGCGACTGTCCCAGCGGGCCGACACCGAGGGTCGCAAACAGTCGTTCCGGATGGTTGCAGACGACGTCGACGCGATCAGCGACGGCAAACTCATCGGTCGCCCACAGGGTGACGTGAAACTATGA
- the glmS gene encoding methylaspartate mutase subunit S — protein sequence MVLHTMSQTVVLGVIGSDAHVVGITILEQAFSAAGFDVVNLGVQTSQQEFAEAAVDHDAEAVLVSSLYGHAEQDCQGFHQVLEDAGVDAVTYIGGNLAVGQDDFEQTRKTFRELGFDRVFDSETDAEDAIEALRQDLQITPTESERATISS from the coding sequence ATGGTTTTGCATACGATGTCCCAAACGGTCGTCCTCGGCGTGATCGGCTCCGATGCCCACGTCGTTGGAATCACAATCCTAGAGCAGGCCTTCAGTGCAGCAGGCTTTGACGTTGTCAACCTCGGTGTCCAAACCTCCCAGCAGGAGTTCGCCGAGGCAGCTGTAGACCACGACGCCGAGGCCGTCTTGGTCTCCTCGCTCTACGGCCACGCCGAGCAGGACTGTCAGGGATTCCATCAGGTCTTGGAGGATGCAGGCGTCGACGCAGTCACCTACATCGGTGGCAACCTCGCCGTCGGGCAGGACGATTTCGAGCAGACTCGAAAGACGTTCCGGGAGCTCGGCTTCGACCGGGTTTTCGACTCCGAGACCGATGCCGAAGACGCGATCGAAGCGCTTCGCCAGGACCTGCAGATTACACCGACTGAGTCGGAACGCGCCACTATCAGTTCCTAG